The genomic region ATCAGGTCATTGATGCGCTACAAGCTGAAGATTTTAATTTTGAAATGTTGTCTGAAGCTCAACAGATTCTAGTGAAAGAAGCATTAAAACCTTATCGTGAGCATTTGAAGCTTCAGTTGCTGTTTGATGAGCTGTCTAAAAATCCTAGACAGACTGAATATGAAGAAAAGTTTTTGGAATTATATAAACGATATCAAAAGGACACTTTAGATCCAGCTGAAACGAATATCTTGAAAACAATGTGTACGCGTTATCTGAATTTTAAAGCTCAAAAGCTTGAATACACTGACTTAGAGTTGTATTTGAGTCAGATCGAGAAAAAGGATGCTGGAAAAAAACGTAAAGCCGAAAATCAACGTAAGTTTGAAGTTGGTGGTGGAGTTTTAAGTGCTTATAAAGTCAAAAATGATGATGCGTTAGATACCGAAAACTTTTTAAAGCGGGTTCAGGCTGATCGCTATCTAGCTGGAAAACTCCGTCAAACAAAAATTTATCAGAAGGTATGGGCATCGGATCTTAATAATAAGGAAAAATTAGAATTACTTTTTGAGGTGCTCAATCAACTTGCACTATATGGTAATAAAGGTGAGACCGTAAAATTTGTGGACTTTGCTATTGAGGCAGCTCAGACAAAGCTAAAGCAAAAAACTGATTCAGTTGCCGAGTAATTTATATGTTTATCCTAAGTAGAAGTGTCCTATATGGAAGCTTCTACTTAAGGCTAACAGATGAATGTCGTATATGAGTTTTTATGTAAACTTGGAGTACACCCTAAAGTAACGTCATGGCGGCCCCAATCCTGAACCTAAAATCAATGTCTTAGATGCCGTGGAACATCAATTTTAGTATGCTCAAAGAAAGTCTTAGATTTATACGTGACAATAAAAAGCCAGTTGTATGAACTGGCTTTTTCTATTTGGGATTTACTTACCCATTGCGATTTTTTTACCGTGCCTCTCATAAATTAACAGTCAAAGCTGAAGAAGTGTTCTGGGAAACAAGAAACAAAGGCTTTTTGAATATCGCTGTACTCACACTCAGGATGCTTCTCTAAATAACGTCGAGTCCAAATCAGTGTGGCTTCATAATCATTAAAGCACTGATCGAGTTGTAAAAAAATCCACAGTTCATGGGCTTTTTGAATGAAAAAGTCATTGATGATCATGAGAGCAATTTTCTTTTCAGTGTTTGAATCCGGGTATGAGTACATATTATATTTCTCCGATAATAAGGATAAATGGGTTAGCTGATAAGCTATTTATAACACATAAAAAATGTGTTTGTCACATTTTTTATGTGTTTTTTTAAGTTTTATGGTCTGTGTTATACTTCTAATTCAAACAGATTGTATTTATCACGATGCCATACGAAGAATTTCAAAGACTTATGGGGAAAGCAGGGCTTTCAATTAAGGAATTTGCTGCCTTATTGGACATGAACCCAAACTCCATAACTAACTATAAAAAGATCGGAAAAGTACCTACTCATATCGCTGTTCTGGTTTACTTACTTTCTAGCATGAAAGATGAGGGTGTAGACTTTTACCCTATTTTTGAAAAAATTAAGTCGTATTCAAAAGACTAAAACTCTCGTTTGTTGATTGTTGTAAGCTGTTAGTGATGACGTAAAAAATGCCTGAACTTCAGGCATTTTTTGTTTCAGGGACTTATAAGTCTCGATAGAACTTTTCAATAAAGTATCGAGTTTTGAGAACCAAGGTGATCATCAAATTCTTATGTTCTGAGATCTTAGGTCGAGCAATCGATAAACCGGACATTTCTATTTTGGAGTTACAACTGAATTTCGCATAAGAGATTTTATGTTAAATATCCAATTTAACTAACTAAAAATTGTCTACGAAAGCGGTGGTTATTCAATTACACTACCTTTGGGTAGTTTCTTTTTACTCATGAAATTTTAATAATTGATTATTGTGGGGGAGATATGCTGGTTGATATCACTGATTATCTAAATGTGCCTGCAAGAAATGAAGCGTTAGAAAAGTTAGATTTGCTTGATAGATTTGAAAACTTAAAGAAAAATGGTCATTTAATAGAGGCTGCAAATCTGCTTGAGAATTCATGTAAGGATCCACATATCTTTCACGGACATTACAAGAGACTCTTTATTGTATGGCGGCAATTAAATAAAGAGGACTTGGTAGCTTGCAACTATAAAGCTGTGATTGAAAGGGTTATAAAAACAATAAAGCTCAATGATGAGATGCTTACCGAAATGAGCACATATTGGAGCAAAGTGCACGGTGTGCGTAGAACCAAATCCTATTTTTCAAAATACAGTCATGTGAAAATTTCTGACGGTAAAACTTTATTAAAAGCAGCAACGGCTATACAAGATAAAAAAGTAATCAAGACTGCAGAGAAATTGATAAATTCATTTACAAAGGATGGGAAATGAAAAAAATAATTGGTATAGCGGCCTTATCATTTCTAACATTCAATGCCTTTGCTGGCTTTGAGACACCAGAGGATCAAAGAACTAAAAGATTAAATGAGCGGGCGGTAGAAACTAAAAACTATATTGATAGCATGGTAGGAAGAACAGCTTGGTATAATTCAAATGAGTGCCTCACTGAAAAAATATATCCAGATACCAGTAATATGTCTTATGGATCTGCGATCTACTCTACAAATGGGGAGTATAAACCGATTATCTTTGAGTCAGGTGAGATGCTGCAAGACACATATACAGATTATGTGACTTTCAAGATCAAGATTGGCGAAACGGATGAGGGGTATATCAAGACAGATACAACAATGCCACTAAAGATTAGTGACAATGATTATATAGGCTGTTTTAAGGCAAATAAACCTATTAAAAAAGAAAGCACAATAAGTAAATCTATTGATGATATCTTATTTGGGTGGAGCTATTCATGTAAAAAAGATAAATTTAATGGGTCTAAGAGTTGTTACCTACACAGGGCAAATAGCGATTTAATGGTTGGTATATATAATGGACAGCACAGTGTATATGTAGGACGGGACCACTATCCAAGATCACAAAGCGTTATAAAAATTGACAGCAACACACCTATTTATGGGTATGAAGGCTCCAGCAGCACTCCTCAAAAAGCTATCGAGCAAATGAAAAGAGGAAAGATTGCTTACACTAGATACAAAGAATGGCCATACGATTACAATCAGGATGGTGAAGTTGACTTGACGGGATTTACTGAAAAATACAATGAAATGATGGAAGAGTATAAAAAGCTTTAAAAACTAGAACTCGGGAAGGGACTATTTTAAATTTTATATTAGTTTAGATTTATGTCTAAGTTGATTTAAAATAATCTTATGAATAGTAATAATGTTAAGATTATCTACAATTAACATAATACACGTTATGCGAAGTTGAAAAATTAAGACTATAACCTTAATTTTTATGTATTTTTTTAAATTTAAGACCTAGGCCGGTGCCTAGGTTTTTTATTTCATATAAGAAATTTTATGTTAAAAATAGGCAATATTTTAATGTGACAGAATTAATTTAAGAAGACATAACACATTGTTTTTTTGATATGAAACAAGAGGAGCAATTTTATTATTGAGCGTTAAATAATTTTGATTTATATATATTTTCTGAAAAAAAACTAAAAAATGAAAAATCCACTATATACTGCGCGGCATAAACTTACTTAGTGTGTTTTTAGGGGGATTTATATGAAACCAATTGCTAAATTAGGTCTTTGTACGTTACTTATAGTAGGTACGTTTAATATCACGGGCTGTTCAGTATTTATGGCTGCAAAACAGCCTGAAAAAAAAGATACTAAGATGCTTGCTGTTGGTGTACCGAGAGCTGTGATTTTAGCTGAATTCGGTGCTCCTGTTTCAACTGTAAAGAATGGTGATGAAACTGTCGATATTTTTTCTTTTAAACAAGGTTATGGTAAGGCAGCAAAATTTGGGCGCATGATGTTTCATGGAGTAGCTGATGTTGCTACTTTGGGACTTTGGGAGATCATTGGTACTCCAGTTGAGTCAGGATTTGATGGCAATAATATTGCCTATCAAATTACTTACGATCAAAACGATAATGTTAAAACAGTTGTGCAATTAAAAAAGTAACTGTGAAAATAAAAAACTGACATCCTGATCTGACCCCTAAAAGTTAGACAGGAAGTTATGCAGTATTTAAGGACTGATTTCTTTCTTCAACAGAGGGCAGTCCTTGTAATTAGTGAATAACATAAAATCCTATATGTTTTCCTGTTGGCAGCTCTACATCAATACGGAGCTTCCCACCCATTGCCTCAACATACTTTTTCATAGTTGAGATCTTAAAGATCATTGCCACGATTTTCTATTGCGGAAAGCGATGGCTGTTTTATTTCCAAAGTTTCAGCAAGCTCTTTTTGAGAAATTTCGAGTTCTTCACGAATAAGATGAAGCTGATTTTCTAGCAGTAATTCATCTGCCATTTTTTGAATACGGGCTTGGCTCTCTGGAGAGCGGTTAGCTAATAATTCTTGCAAAGTTTTAGCCATTAGATTGTTCTCCTAATGTTGAGAGATGAAGTTCATATTGTTGGTCTGCAATTGCCAGCATCTCTGTATAGAATAGTTTTTTACCGCCTTTATCAGCAATACATAGCACAATGGCCTGTCGTAAGGGATCAAATGTGAAGAAAGCTCTCAGTGGTTTACCTCGATGTTGAACACGAAGCTCTTTCATGTTGTTAAATTTAGAGTGTAGGCTGAAAGCCTTATAGAATGTATGTGATTTTTGGTTTTGAGTGTTTTTTGAGCAAAATTGTTGGCAAAAACTATCAAAACCGCTCATAAAAAAGCCGACTTGTTTCCAAGTCAGCTTTTCGACATCGTCGAGCATTATCACTATAACACAAGTATTTGATTTTTATGTGTTTAAAATATGCATTTCATATAATGCCCATTATGTTAAATAGAGGGGAAATCTATTTTTAAAGTGATAAAATTATTGTAGTTATTTTAAGAATAGCTGCTTTTGATACTTGATCATCTATCCTAATTAAAAACTGTTTTTTAATAATTTGGAATATAAATAAGATTTAGTTAAAATTAACATTATTCATATAAATTAAAATTATGTATTACATTTACTAATAATTTAAAATAATTAGTAGAAAAAAATTATGTTTTAATTATTTCTTCGATTATATAAGTTGAGAGTAAAAAATGATTAATACGGAATTTTCAGAGTGTATTTCTGCATGTACAAACTGTTCACTTATTTGTACTGAATGTGCAACTTCTTGTTTAAAAGAAAAAGATTTAGAGATGATGCGTGAATGTATTCAACGTTGTCTAGAATGTGCAGATATTTGTCAGTTATGTGTGCGTATGCAACAACATAACTCACCTTTCCTCAAAGAGATTTGTGAGCTTTGTGCTAAGATCTGTGAATATTGTGCGGAAGAGTGTGAAAAACATTCACATGATCATTGTAAAAAATGTGCTGAGGCTTGCCGTCAGTGTGCAGAAGAATGTCGAAAAATTGCCATGTAAAATACTTCAATAATGTTAATTATATGGCTCTAGACTAACATAATCATTCTGCTAGTCTAGAGCCTTCTATATAGAGTCGTTTAAGAATATATCGTAAAAAATATTAAGAAAAATAAATTTTACGATATATTATATCTATGAAATTTGTAAATTCATCTTTAAATAAAATAGTTTAAATAAAACTATTGTTAAAATAAAGTTATATAAATTTTTAAAGTATTGATAGTGAGTAGTTATGAGTCTTTTTTATGAAAACTTTAGAGATTTTGAAGATGCTGGTAAAACCATTTTAGAGTATTTACATAATCACTTAGGTTTTAATTTATGGATGATTACTCGTACAGAAGGTAATGATTGGATAGTTCTTCAAGCTAAAGACAGTGGATATGGAGTAAAAGCAGGACAAGTTTTTAATTGGACTGATTCATATTGTTCTAAGATGGTACTAGGCAAAGGGCCACGTATAGCACATGATTCAAAAAAAATTCCATTATATGAAGAGGCTGGAATTAATAAGGTAGTGGATATAAATGCATATATAGGTCAACCTTTATTGAATGAAGATGGCTCTGTTTTCGGTACATTATGTGCTATTGATCCATCAGTACAGCCTAAAAGTATAGAACAATATAGTGATTT from Acinetobacter sp. YWS30-1 harbors:
- a CDS encoding helix-turn-helix transcriptional regulator, which translates into the protein MPYEEFQRLMGKAGLSIKEFAALLDMNPNSITNYKKIGKVPTHIAVLVYLLSSMKDEGVDFYPIFEKIKSYSKD
- a CDS encoding four-helix bundle copper-binding protein; this translates as MINTEFSECISACTNCSLICTECATSCLKEKDLEMMRECIQRCLECADICQLCVRMQQHNSPFLKEICELCAKICEYCAEECEKHSHDHCKKCAEACRQCAEECRKIAM